In Listeria monocytogenes, the following proteins share a genomic window:
- the tyrS gene encoding tyrosine--tRNA ligase, producing the protein MNIIDELEWRGAIYQQTDEEGLRKWVDEKQISLYCGIDPSGDSMHIGHLIPFMILRRFQNAGHRPIILVGGATGTIGDPSGKKEERKLQSMEQISKNVESLRVQLGKIFDFEGDSAASMVNNYDWTKDVSILDFLRDYGKEFNVNTMLSKDIVASRLEVGISFTEFAYQILQAMDFNHLYEFNDCRLQIGGSDQWGNITAGLDLIRKKQGENAKAFGLTIPLLTKADGTKFGKSEGGAIWLNPEKTTPYEFYQFWINTDDRDVVKYLKYFTFLTEAEIDELAKQVETEPHLRAAQKTLAAEMTKFVHSEEALEQALKISKALFSGDVKALTADEIEQGFKDVPTFVAEDSEANLVDWLVTLGIEPSKRQAREDVGNGAIYINGERQQDLEKIMDASDRIENKFTIVRRGKKKYFLVSYK; encoded by the coding sequence ATGAATATTATTGATGAATTAGAATGGCGCGGAGCTATTTACCAACAAACTGATGAAGAAGGTTTACGTAAATGGGTGGACGAAAAGCAAATTTCTTTATACTGCGGGATTGATCCATCAGGAGATTCGATGCACATCGGCCACTTGATTCCATTCATGATTTTACGTCGCTTCCAAAATGCTGGGCACCGTCCGATTATTTTAGTTGGTGGAGCAACAGGAACTATTGGCGACCCGAGTGGTAAAAAGGAAGAGCGTAAGTTACAATCAATGGAACAAATTAGCAAAAATGTGGAAAGCTTGCGCGTGCAACTTGGAAAGATTTTTGATTTTGAAGGTGATTCTGCAGCGAGCATGGTGAACAACTATGATTGGACAAAAGATGTGAGTATCCTTGATTTCTTACGTGATTACGGAAAAGAATTCAATGTGAACACGATGCTTTCGAAAGATATCGTCGCTAGTCGTTTGGAAGTGGGGATTTCATTTACAGAATTTGCTTACCAAATTTTACAAGCGATGGACTTTAATCACTTATATGAATTTAATGATTGCCGCCTGCAAATTGGTGGTAGTGACCAGTGGGGGAATATTACTGCTGGACTTGACTTGATTCGTAAAAAACAAGGCGAAAATGCCAAAGCTTTCGGTCTAACAATTCCTCTTTTAACAAAAGCTGATGGAACGAAATTTGGGAAATCAGAAGGTGGCGCGATTTGGTTGAATCCAGAGAAAACAACGCCATACGAATTTTACCAATTCTGGATTAATACGGATGATCGCGATGTAGTAAAATACTTGAAATACTTTACGTTCTTAACGGAAGCTGAAATTGATGAGTTAGCGAAACAAGTTGAAACAGAACCACATTTACGAGCTGCGCAAAAAACATTAGCAGCAGAAATGACCAAATTTGTGCATAGTGAAGAAGCTTTAGAACAAGCTTTGAAAATTTCAAAAGCACTATTTAGTGGTGATGTAAAAGCACTTACGGCGGATGAAATTGAACAAGGATTCAAAGACGTTCCGACATTTGTTGCAGAAGATTCGGAAGCAAACTTGGTCGATTGGTTAGTAACACTTGGTATCGAACCTTCCAAACGTCAAGCGCGTGAAGATGTAGGCAACGGGGCTATTTACATTAACGGTGAACGTCAGCAAGATTTGGAAAAAATCATGGATGCAAGTGACCGGATTGAAAATAAATTTACGATTGTAAGACGTGGTAAGAAAAAATACTTCTTAGTTTCTTATAAATAA
- the ccpA gene encoding catabolite control protein A, with product MNVTIYDVAREANVSMATVSRVVNGNPNVKPVTRKKVLDVINQLGYRPNAVARGLASKRTTTVGVIIPDISNVFYAELARGIEDIATMYKYNIILSNSDENEDKELQVLNTLLGKQVDGIIYMGERISEQLQEEFDRSPAPVVLAGAVDMENKFASVNIDYKQATKEAVKRFVDNGHKQIAFVSGSLNEPVNREMKLAGYKEALEEAGIAYQEDYIIEAKYNYNAGVKVWEELSALAKKPNAVVVADDELAIGILNAALDAGIKVPEDLEVMTSNNTKLTLMSRPQLSTIVQPLYDIGAVAMRLLTKLMTNEEVDEKTVILPHSEKLRGTTKEKK from the coding sequence ATGAATGTAACGATTTATGATGTTGCGCGGGAAGCAAACGTTTCTATGGCAACGGTATCTCGGGTAGTGAACGGCAACCCGAATGTTAAACCAGTAACAAGAAAAAAAGTATTAGATGTAATTAATCAATTAGGTTATCGTCCTAATGCTGTAGCTAGAGGTCTAGCAAGCAAACGTACAACTACAGTTGGTGTTATTATTCCAGATATATCTAACGTGTTTTATGCAGAACTTGCACGTGGGATTGAAGATATTGCGACAATGTATAAATACAACATTATCCTTAGTAATTCAGACGAAAATGAAGATAAAGAACTTCAAGTGTTAAATACGCTTCTTGGTAAACAAGTAGATGGTATTATTTATATGGGTGAACGTATTTCGGAACAATTACAAGAAGAATTTGATCGTTCCCCAGCGCCAGTAGTTTTAGCTGGAGCCGTTGATATGGAGAATAAATTCGCTTCCGTCAACATTGATTACAAACAAGCGACTAAAGAAGCGGTGAAACGTTTTGTAGATAATGGTCATAAGCAAATTGCTTTTGTAAGTGGTTCTCTAAACGAGCCAGTCAATCGTGAAATGAAATTAGCTGGTTACAAAGAAGCATTAGAAGAAGCGGGAATTGCTTACCAAGAAGATTACATTATCGAAGCGAAATATAACTATAATGCAGGGGTAAAAGTTTGGGAAGAATTAAGTGCCCTAGCTAAAAAACCAAATGCAGTTGTAGTTGCAGATGACGAACTAGCTATTGGTATTTTGAATGCGGCGCTTGATGCTGGCATTAAAGTTCCTGAAGACTTAGAAGTGATGACAAGCAATAATACAAAACTAACATTAATGTCACGGCCACAACTTTCGACTATCGTACAACCTTTATACGATATCGGTGCGGTTGCTATGCGTCTACTAACAAAATTAATGACAAATGAAGAAGTAGATGAAAAAACGGTTATTTTACCACATAGTGAAAAACTACGTGGAACGACTAAAGAAAAAAAATAA
- a CDS encoding bifunctional 3-deoxy-7-phosphoheptulonate synthase/chorismate mutase, whose protein sequence is MVNANLEELRTQVDQLNIDLLELISKRANLVQEIGKIKGTQGSLRFDPLREREMLNTILAANEGPFEDSTVQKLFKEIFKAGLELQEDDHSKALLVSRKNKKEDTIVTVKGLPIGNGEPVFVFGPCSVESYEQVAAVAESIKAKGLKLIRGGAFKPRTSPYDFQGLGLEGLKILKRVSDEYGLGVISEIVTPADIEVALDYVDVIQIGARNMQNFELLKAAGRVDKPILLKRGLSATIEEFIGAAEYIMSQGNGKIILCERGIRTYEKATRNTLDISAVPILKKETHLPVMVDVTHSTGRKDLLLPCAKAALAIEADGVMAEVHPDPAVALSDSAQQMDIPEFEEFWNAILASNLVPHKMK, encoded by the coding sequence ATGGTTAATGCAAATTTAGAGGAACTTAGAACACAGGTGGATCAATTAAATATTGATTTGCTAGAATTAATTAGCAAACGCGCTAATTTGGTACAAGAAATTGGTAAAATCAAAGGAACTCAAGGTTCTCTTCGTTTTGATCCATTACGTGAAAGAGAAATGCTTAACACGATTCTTGCAGCAAATGAAGGACCTTTTGAAGATAGCACGGTTCAAAAATTGTTTAAAGAAATTTTTAAAGCGGGATTAGAACTTCAAGAGGATGATCACTCTAAAGCGCTACTCGTTTCTAGAAAAAACAAAAAAGAAGACACCATTGTTACAGTAAAAGGGTTGCCAATCGGGAATGGCGAACCAGTATTTGTTTTCGGACCATGTTCCGTGGAATCTTATGAACAAGTTGCTGCGGTTGCTGAGTCCATTAAAGCGAAAGGCTTAAAACTTATTCGTGGTGGTGCATTTAAACCTCGTACTAGCCCTTATGACTTCCAAGGATTAGGTTTAGAAGGACTCAAGATTTTAAAACGTGTATCGGATGAATACGGTTTAGGTGTTATTAGTGAAATCGTTACACCAGCTGATATTGAAGTTGCACTTGATTATGTTGATGTTATTCAAATTGGTGCAAGAAACATGCAAAACTTCGAATTACTAAAAGCGGCTGGTCGTGTAGACAAACCAATCTTATTAAAACGTGGACTGTCTGCTACAATTGAAGAATTCATCGGTGCTGCCGAATATATTATGTCACAAGGAAATGGCAAAATTATTTTATGTGAACGCGGTATCCGCACATATGAAAAAGCAACAAGAAATACGCTTGATATTTCTGCCGTTCCAATTTTGAAAAAAGAAACGCATTTACCTGTTATGGTAGACGTAACGCATTCTACTGGTCGAAAAGATTTATTACTTCCATGTGCAAAAGCAGCTTTAGCTATCGAAGCGGACGGTGTCATGGCTGAAGTTCATCCAGATCCAGCAGTTGCGTTATCAGATTCTGCACAGCAAATGGATATTCCTGAATTTGAAGAATTCTGGAATGCAATTTTAGCAAGTAATTTAGTACCACATAAAATGAAGTAA
- a CDS encoding YtxH domain-containing protein yields the protein MAEKDGINTKDFLIGGLIGAIVGSAAALLFAPKSGKELREDLNTQVDTIKEKGNQWKDVAYEKGIEISGVAKGTKDKLVDSAGGFVDVVKDKSGKLADTVSKQSKAVKEVVSQNKEENQEAAKKAADTVKSEAKDAAGDVEKAADKAKKEAKKAVDEGKDEAKKIASDAKNEVK from the coding sequence ATGGCAGAAAAAGATGGTATTAATACAAAAGATTTTCTAATCGGTGGTTTAATTGGTGCAATCGTTGGTTCAGCCGCGGCACTTCTATTTGCACCTAAATCAGGTAAAGAACTACGTGAGGACTTAAATACACAAGTAGATACAATTAAAGAAAAAGGCAACCAATGGAAAGACGTTGCTTATGAAAAAGGTATCGAAATTAGTGGTGTAGCTAAAGGAACAAAAGATAAATTAGTTGATTCTGCTGGTGGATTTGTAGATGTAGTGAAAGACAAATCCGGCAAATTAGCAGATACTGTTTCTAAACAAAGCAAAGCAGTCAAAGAAGTGGTTTCACAAAATAAAGAAGAAAACCAAGAAGCTGCTAAAAAAGCGGCAGACACTGTAAAAAGTGAAGCAAAAGACGCTGCTGGCGATGTAGAAAAAGCAGCAGATAAAGCAAAAAAAGAAGCAAAAAAAGCAGTAGATGAAGGCAAAGACGAAGCGAAAAAAATTGCTTCTGATGCTAAAAATGAAGTAAAATAA
- a CDS encoding DUF948 domain-containing protein has translation MIVILYIAALIAAIALLVIAIYLGKTLKSTSQTMDEVAKSLEKITVEVQGITGQSQKLLDKTNTLLEDVNGKVAKVDPVFDAVGDIGTSLLGLSQSVRELATLATNKVEQNEAKISQAVSISNSILSFREKMKANKAAKEAAKEAAEQSNF, from the coding sequence ATGATAGTAATCTTGTATATTGCAGCGCTTATTGCCGCAATTGCGCTTTTAGTTATTGCCATCTACTTGGGAAAAACATTAAAATCAACTTCCCAAACAATGGATGAGGTAGCTAAATCGTTAGAAAAAATAACAGTAGAAGTACAAGGGATTACAGGACAATCACAAAAATTGCTTGATAAGACCAATACACTTCTAGAAGATGTAAATGGCAAAGTTGCGAAAGTGGATCCAGTTTTTGATGCAGTTGGTGACATTGGGACTTCTTTACTAGGATTAAGTCAATCTGTTCGCGAACTAGCAACACTCGCAACAAACAAAGTAGAACAAAACGAAGCGAAGATTTCTCAAGCTGTCTCAATTAGCAATTCAATTCTTTCTTTTAGAGAAAAGATGAAAGCGAATAAAGCAGCGAAAGAAGCCGCAAAAGAAGCAGCAGAACAATCTAATTTCTAA
- a CDS encoding M29 family aminopeptidase T produces the protein MRDARIEKLAHNLINYSVKLGAGEKVLIENFGVQKELVMALVEEAYKAGGFPFVSLKEPQIDRAMMLGADSSQYAKIAEFEGNVMKEMDAYIGLRAGDNINETSDVPADKLKIHGETVGKMHSDIRVKQTKWVVLRYPSSSMAQLAKMSTAGFEDFYFDVCNLDYGKMSDAMDGLVELMNKTDKVHLVGPGTDLTFSIKDIPAIKCAGEMNIPDGEVFTAPVRDSINGTLTYNTPSPYQGFTFENVSFTFKDGKIIEATANDTARINKVLDTDEGARFVGEFAIGVNPFIHEPMQDILFDEKIEGSFHFTPGQCYDEAFNGNQSAIHWDLVNIQRADYGGGEIYFDDVLIRKDGIFVLPELEALNPENLV, from the coding sequence ATGAGAGATGCAAGAATCGAAAAATTAGCACATAATTTGATTAACTATTCCGTCAAACTTGGCGCTGGGGAAAAAGTATTAATTGAAAACTTCGGTGTTCAAAAAGAATTAGTGATGGCTTTAGTGGAAGAAGCTTACAAAGCTGGCGGTTTCCCGTTCGTTTCCTTAAAAGAACCACAAATTGACCGCGCGATGATGCTCGGAGCTGATAGTTCCCAATATGCAAAAATTGCTGAATTCGAAGGCAACGTAATGAAAGAAATGGATGCTTACATAGGTTTACGTGCTGGCGATAATATCAATGAAACATCTGATGTGCCAGCAGATAAATTGAAAATCCACGGAGAAACAGTTGGCAAAATGCACTCTGATATTCGTGTAAAACAAACGAAATGGGTTGTACTTCGCTATCCAAGTTCCTCCATGGCGCAACTTGCCAAAATGAGCACTGCTGGTTTTGAAGATTTCTACTTTGACGTGTGTAACTTAGATTATGGAAAAATGAGTGACGCAATGGACGGCTTAGTAGAACTAATGAATAAAACAGATAAAGTACACTTAGTTGGACCAGGAACTGATTTAACCTTTAGTATTAAAGATATTCCAGCAATTAAATGTGCTGGTGAAATGAATATTCCAGACGGTGAAGTATTTACTGCACCAGTTCGTGATTCTATCAATGGAACACTTACTTACAACACACCATCCCCATACCAAGGCTTTACGTTTGAAAATGTATCTTTCACGTTTAAGGATGGAAAAATTATCGAAGCAACTGCGAATGATACAGCTCGTATTAACAAAGTCTTAGATACAGATGAAGGCGCGCGCTTCGTTGGTGAATTCGCTATTGGGGTTAACCCGTTCATCCACGAACCAATGCAGGATATTCTGTTTGACGAAAAAATTGAAGGTAGTTTCCACTTTACGCCTGGTCAATGTTATGACGAAGCATTTAATGGCAACCAATCTGCTATTCACTGGGATTTAGTTAACATTCAACGTGCCGATTACGGCGGTGGCGAAATTTACTTTGATGATGTTCTCATTCGTAAAGATGGTATTTTCGTCCTTCCAGAATTAGAAGCACTTAATCCAGAAAACTTAGTATAA
- a CDS encoding peroxiredoxin: protein MADRLVGTQAPRFEMEAVMPNQTFGKVSLEKNIEDDKWTILFFYPMDFTFVCPTEIVAISARSDEFDALNARIIGASTDTIHSHLAWTNTPIKEGGIGKLNYPLAADTNHQVASDYGVLIEEEGVALRGLFIINPKGEIQYEVVHHNNIGREVDEVLRVLQALQTGGLCPINWQPGEKTIV, encoded by the coding sequence GTGGCAGACCGTTTAGTAGGCACGCAAGCTCCAAGATTTGAAATGGAAGCTGTTATGCCAAATCAGACTTTTGGGAAAGTAAGTCTAGAAAAAAATATAGAAGACGATAAATGGACGATTCTCTTTTTCTATCCAATGGACTTTACATTTGTTTGTCCGACAGAAATTGTTGCTATTTCCGCTCGGTCAGATGAATTTGATGCATTAAATGCACGCATAATTGGCGCTTCTACAGATACGATTCATTCGCATCTTGCATGGACGAACACACCAATTAAAGAAGGTGGAATTGGTAAATTAAACTACCCACTTGCTGCGGATACGAATCATCAAGTAGCTAGTGATTACGGTGTATTGATTGAGGAAGAAGGCGTTGCGCTACGTGGTCTTTTCATTATCAATCCCAAAGGTGAAATCCAGTACGAAGTGGTACACCATAATAATATTGGTCGTGAAGTCGATGAAGTTTTAAGAGTTCTACAAGCGCTTCAAACAGGTGGACTTTGCCCAATCAATTGGCAACCCGGTGAAAAAACAATTGTTTAA
- the murC gene encoding UDP-N-acetylmuramate--L-alanine ligase gives MTIYHFVGIKGSGMSALAQILHDKGFQVQGSDVDKYFFTQKALEEKQIPIMTFSADNIQEGLTIIAGNAFPDTHEEIERALELGLPVIRYHKFLGQLIDGYTSIAITGSHGKTSTTGLLSHVVGAIRPTSYLIGDGTGSGTKGAEYFALEACEYQRHFLAYKPTYAIMTNIDWDHPDYFKSVDDVFNAFETLGKQVKKAVFALGDDAELRKLSLDIPIIYFGFGEENEFQAKNVIKETTGTKFDVYHRGEFLGSFEIPAYGDHNVLNALSVIALCDYEGLPVEDVKKELKTFEGVKRRFSITEKANQVLVDDYAHHPSEIRATVNAARQKYPDKKVVAVFQPHTFTRTRTFLQGFADSLNLADEVYLCDIFGSAREKTGNLTIADLAHKTKGNHIIKEEHTEELLKYPEAVILFMGAGDVQKFQAAYEKVLDHEVLTEADLKKSAIN, from the coding sequence ATGACTATCTATCATTTTGTTGGAATAAAAGGGTCAGGGATGAGTGCACTTGCTCAAATCCTGCATGATAAAGGTTTTCAAGTGCAAGGTAGCGATGTAGATAAGTATTTCTTTACACAAAAAGCTTTAGAAGAAAAGCAAATTCCGATTATGACTTTTTCGGCTGATAATATTCAAGAAGGCCTAACAATTATCGCTGGGAATGCATTCCCAGATACACATGAAGAAATTGAGCGCGCACTGGAGCTTGGGCTTCCGGTGATTCGATATCATAAATTTTTAGGTCAACTAATCGATGGCTATACAAGTATTGCGATAACTGGTTCTCACGGGAAAACGTCGACAACTGGTTTACTTTCGCATGTTGTTGGTGCGATTCGTCCAACTTCTTATTTAATCGGTGACGGTACTGGAAGCGGGACAAAAGGAGCGGAATATTTTGCGCTTGAAGCATGCGAATATCAACGCCATTTCCTTGCTTATAAACCAACGTATGCAATTATGACGAATATTGATTGGGATCATCCAGACTATTTCAAGAGCGTGGATGATGTATTTAACGCGTTCGAAACACTTGGGAAACAAGTGAAAAAAGCCGTATTTGCCTTAGGGGACGATGCTGAATTACGTAAGCTTTCCTTAGATATTCCGATTATTTACTTTGGTTTTGGTGAAGAGAATGAATTCCAAGCAAAAAATGTAATCAAAGAAACAACTGGAACAAAATTCGACGTGTATCACCGCGGCGAGTTCTTAGGTTCGTTTGAAATTCCGGCTTACGGAGACCATAATGTATTAAATGCCTTAAGTGTAATTGCACTTTGTGATTATGAAGGTCTACCAGTAGAAGATGTGAAAAAGGAATTAAAAACTTTCGAAGGTGTCAAAAGAAGATTTAGCATTACAGAAAAAGCAAATCAAGTGTTGGTAGACGATTATGCGCACCATCCATCAGAAATCCGTGCTACAGTAAATGCTGCAAGACAAAAATATCCTGACAAAAAAGTAGTTGCTGTTTTTCAGCCGCATACATTTACGCGAACTCGCACATTTTTACAAGGTTTTGCGGACAGCTTGAATTTAGCGGATGAAGTGTATCTTTGTGATATCTTTGGTTCCGCGCGTGAAAAAACAGGGAATTTAACGATTGCTGATTTAGCGCACAAAACAAAAGGAAACCACATTATCAAAGAAGAGCATACAGAAGAACTTTTGAAATACCCAGAAGCTGTTATTTTATTCATGGGAGCAGGGGACGTTCAAAAATTCCAAGCCGCTTATGAAAAAGTACTTGATCATGAAGTTTTGACAGAAGCTGATTTGAAAAAAAGCGCGATTAATTAA
- a CDS encoding DNA translocase FtsK encodes MGWFKDFFFGDMDEEIDTYEDTSSRKVEKKTKQQAPEVVVPKSNVTAIKTKERTIRNERPVAYKTAPKQKHMQPVKRQMKTQMVYQYPKGEFRFPLIPDKQKSQPIQPKKQPITERQVAETQPVKEETRKRPFTATDVPSPVYAFNKRPSKFEFAVTEAEELSTIQEDLTIAPVDLLDSAEAETIAFDTELNRQIEEEVVPVPVTEEVVTEQPEAEVTPEPVEQQEPARVSLITEEPAQTKTTTRSKQVESNRQEQLLKSRIPFNVMMVKKDKQALQKEEAQEINVQQPVEVEAEQMNTVREAQVTTGSYPTNYEFPSFSLLHPPVSKREDDSWLQMQQEMLDETLENFNVQASVVNRTQGPAVTRFEVQPEKGVKVSKITNLTDDIKLNLAAKDIRIEAPIPGKSTVGIEIPNQTSRPVMLSELMNTEAFQSSTSPLTAALGLDISGTPIITDLQKMPHGLIAGATGSGKSVCINSLLVSLLYKATPDQLKLLLIDPKMVELAPYNRIPHLVSPVITDAKAATVALKWAVEEMERRYQLFSHTGVRNMEKYNEYASHPDHTGEKLPYILIVIDELADLMMVAPNDVEESISRIAQKARACGIHMIVATQRPSVDVITGLIKANIPTRVSFSVSSQIDSRTILDASGAEKLLGKGDMLFLPSGASKPVRLQGTFVSDEEIDAVVAHVRSQGEADYIFEEQELLVKETAKENTDELFEEACDFVLSQNAASTSLLQRHFRIGYNRAARLMESLENHQIVSGINGSKPRDVIITKDQLAKLRNKES; translated from the coding sequence ATGGGATGGTTTAAAGATTTTTTCTTTGGCGATATGGACGAGGAAATAGATACATACGAAGATACGTCTTCAAGAAAAGTAGAAAAGAAAACGAAACAGCAGGCGCCAGAAGTAGTAGTGCCAAAATCAAATGTAACAGCAATTAAAACGAAAGAACGTACTATAAGGAACGAACGACCAGTTGCTTACAAAACAGCTCCAAAACAAAAACATATGCAACCAGTGAAACGACAAATGAAAACACAAATGGTTTATCAGTATCCAAAAGGTGAATTTCGTTTTCCGTTAATTCCAGATAAACAAAAAAGCCAACCAATTCAACCAAAAAAACAACCAATAACAGAAAGACAAGTGGCAGAAACGCAACCAGTAAAAGAGGAAACAAGAAAACGACCTTTTACAGCGACGGATGTACCTTCGCCTGTTTATGCCTTTAATAAACGACCAAGTAAATTTGAGTTTGCTGTAACAGAAGCAGAAGAACTTAGTACAATACAAGAAGATTTAACTATTGCTCCAGTAGATTTGTTAGATTCAGCAGAAGCGGAAACAATTGCTTTTGACACTGAGCTAAATCGCCAAATAGAGGAAGAGGTTGTGCCAGTGCCGGTGACGGAAGAAGTCGTTACGGAGCAACCAGAAGCGGAAGTAACCCCAGAACCAGTAGAACAGCAAGAACCAGCACGCGTTTCCCTTATAACGGAAGAGCCGGCGCAAACGAAAACAACTACTAGAAGCAAACAAGTAGAATCAAATAGACAAGAGCAATTGCTTAAAAGCAGAATTCCATTTAATGTCATGATGGTAAAGAAAGACAAACAAGCGCTTCAAAAAGAAGAAGCACAGGAAATAAATGTGCAACAACCAGTTGAGGTAGAAGCAGAACAAATGAATACTGTTCGGGAGGCGCAAGTAACGACAGGCTCTTACCCAACGAACTATGAATTTCCATCGTTTAGTTTGCTCCACCCGCCAGTCTCCAAACGTGAAGACGACTCATGGCTACAAATGCAGCAAGAGATGCTAGATGAAACCTTGGAAAATTTCAACGTACAAGCTAGCGTAGTTAACCGTACACAAGGTCCAGCAGTAACTAGATTTGAAGTGCAACCTGAAAAAGGCGTTAAAGTTAGCAAAATAACTAATTTAACGGATGATATTAAATTAAATTTAGCGGCGAAAGATATACGGATTGAGGCGCCAATACCTGGTAAGAGTACAGTAGGGATAGAAATTCCGAATCAGACAAGTCGTCCCGTAATGCTTTCTGAATTGATGAATACGGAAGCTTTTCAGTCATCTACATCACCGCTCACAGCGGCACTCGGGCTAGATATCTCGGGAACGCCAATTATTACTGATTTACAAAAAATGCCCCATGGTTTAATCGCCGGAGCTACTGGATCAGGAAAAAGCGTGTGCATCAATTCATTGCTAGTAAGCTTGCTTTATAAAGCAACTCCAGACCAACTGAAATTACTTTTGATTGACCCGAAAATGGTCGAGTTAGCTCCTTACAACCGGATACCGCATCTTGTAAGTCCAGTTATTACGGATGCCAAAGCTGCTACGGTCGCTTTAAAATGGGCAGTAGAAGAAATGGAACGCCGCTATCAATTGTTTAGCCATACAGGCGTTAGAAATATGGAAAAATATAATGAATATGCTAGTCACCCAGACCATACAGGAGAAAAACTACCTTATATTTTAATTGTGATTGATGAATTAGCTGATTTAATGATGGTGGCACCAAATGATGTGGAAGAATCCATTAGCCGTATTGCTCAAAAAGCAAGAGCTTGTGGTATTCATATGATTGTAGCGACACAGCGCCCATCTGTAGACGTCATTACAGGTCTTATTAAAGCGAACATCCCGACACGTGTTTCGTTCTCTGTATCGTCTCAAATCGACTCTAGAACAATCCTAGATGCAAGTGGGGCAGAAAAACTACTTGGAAAAGGGGACATGCTCTTCTTACCTAGTGGTGCAAGTAAGCCAGTACGTTTACAAGGTACGTTCGTTAGTGATGAAGAGATTGATGCAGTTGTTGCACATGTTCGAAGTCAAGGCGAGGCCGATTATATCTTTGAAGAACAAGAATTACTTGTAAAAGAAACGGCAAAAGAAAATACCGATGAATTATTTGAAGAAGCGTGTGACTTTGTTTTAAGCCAAAATGCTGCCTCAACATCCTTGTTGCAAAGACATTTTAGAATTGGTTATAACCGAGCGGCTAGATTAATGGAATCCCTTGAAAATCATCAAATTGTTTCAGGGATAAACGGTTCCAAACCGCGAGATGTTATTATTACAAAGGACCAATTAGCTAAGTTGCGAAACAAAGAATCTTAA
- the ytpR gene encoding YtpR family tRNA-binding protein codes for MIVNAFYNEKGVGDTLLIETGEVTFENREWERRGDVARIFDRETKELAGYNIFNSSNYFNITANGKVDLTEELVAQMNQVIEKAGFEPEIVADLSPKFVIGYVETKEKHPNADKLNVCKINVGDEVLQIVCGAPNIDAGQKVVVAKIGAVMPSGLIIKPSNLRGEDSFGMVCAARELAIPDAPTEKGIMVLEESATIGEAFPVNF; via the coding sequence GTGATAGTAAACGCATTTTATAATGAAAAAGGGGTAGGGGACACTCTACTAATTGAAACAGGCGAAGTAACGTTTGAAAATCGTGAATGGGAACGTCGCGGTGATGTAGCGCGAATTTTTGATCGTGAAACAAAAGAGTTGGCGGGATATAACATCTTTAATAGCTCTAACTATTTTAATATTACTGCAAATGGCAAGGTGGATTTGACAGAGGAATTAGTAGCGCAAATGAATCAAGTAATTGAAAAAGCTGGATTCGAACCGGAAATCGTGGCTGATTTATCTCCTAAATTCGTCATCGGTTATGTGGAAACGAAAGAGAAGCATCCTAATGCAGATAAATTAAATGTATGTAAAATCAATGTAGGGGATGAAGTATTACAAATTGTATGTGGTGCCCCGAACATTGACGCTGGTCAAAAAGTAGTTGTCGCAAAAATTGGTGCGGTTATGCCAAGTGGTTTAATTATCAAACCATCTAATTTGCGAGGCGAGGATTCTTTCGGCATGGTTTGTGCTGCGAGAGAGTTGGCGATTCCTGATGCGCCTACGGAAAAGGGGATTATGGTTCTGGAAGAATCAGCTACAATCGGAGAAGCTTTTCCTGTTAATTTCTAA